Proteins encoded by one window of Ulvibacter sp. MAR_2010_11:
- a CDS encoding PPC domain-containing protein, with translation MNKTIFLILISFLFSSNSLFSQSHNLNSIMSQCRYAKKPANFNYEGATPCPACADLDKKDKEAKKAEDKRRLTENKANQLAAKEALAVSEANRLKKEEAEARDARVAALVKEKEIKDKTVVAQAKGGTSELLNVLVEGDRGDQKIVRFTVPSGVSFMEVILQEGGVGSKNSADLFVRRTINPTVSFKQYSHYTWEADCASTNLNRAQELCTFTNPQSGEWVVLVGCIDNCNYFSSNLVVKITQ, from the coding sequence ATGAATAAAACTATCTTTCTTATCCTTATTAGTTTCCTCTTTTCGTCCAACAGCCTCTTTAGTCAGTCCCATAATCTTAATAGTATTATGTCGCAATGTAGGTACGCTAAAAAACCGGCAAATTTTAATTATGAAGGCGCCACACCCTGTCCTGCCTGTGCCGATTTAGACAAGAAAGACAAAGAAGCAAAAAAAGCTGAAGACAAACGGCGTCTAACCGAAAATAAAGCAAATCAACTGGCCGCTAAGGAAGCACTCGCTGTTTCAGAAGCCAACCGACTTAAAAAGGAAGAAGCTGAAGCAAGAGATGCCCGTGTAGCTGCATTAGTAAAAGAAAAAGAAATTAAAGACAAAACAGTTGTAGCGCAAGCCAAAGGAGGAACCTCCGAACTTTTAAATGTATTGGTTGAAGGAGACAGAGGTGATCAAAAGATAGTTCGGTTTACGGTACCTTCAGGAGTGTCATTTATGGAGGTAATCTTACAGGAAGGTGGCGTGGGTTCTAAAAACAGTGCCGATCTTTTTGTGCGACGTACAATAAACCCAACGGTCTCATTTAAGCAATACTCACATTACACATGGGAAGCTGATTGTGCAAGTACCAATTTAAATCGAGCGCAAGAATTATGCACATTTACAAATCCGCAATCGGGTGAATGGGTAGTTTTGGTCGGTTGCATTGATAATTGCAATTATTTTAGTTCGAATCTGGTTGTTAAAATAACCCAATAA
- a CDS encoding thioredoxin family protein, with product MKKLLLAFLFPVMSFAQGINFEDATFPQLLAKAKTENKIIFIHAYTLWNSSSKYMKDKVFPDANVGAYFNSNFINARFNMEEGEGIMLVKDYNITDYPTILFIDGNGKLVLKTLGFQSQGELIALGKSVAKPIDFSALDNMDLGSFSFVYTEEELSKRIEEFDSGNRDPKFLYKLTEYALNRNHKNAKMYARAFYKVEKNLLTYDNATLMLQTMDSPESEEFTFLQRNEAEVSKIHNHIDVTNKLDKVVSEFALIGIDENESITNRVNKIESTIAKYRPNKAIELSSFYGLAYAEQEKDFKLYEKYALIYFEITYKNSRHNLLNKVAWGFYENITNEASLEKALKWALQSVDVSSNSYNNDTVAHLYYKLGDTNNARIYAEIAIKLGKENGADTSITEALLAKLN from the coding sequence ATGAAAAAATTACTTTTAGCATTCCTTTTTCCGGTGATGAGTTTTGCACAGGGGATTAACTTTGAAGATGCAACTTTTCCACAATTGCTGGCAAAGGCAAAAACCGAAAATAAGATTATTTTCATTCACGCCTACACCCTTTGGAACAGCTCCTCCAAGTATATGAAAGATAAAGTTTTCCCCGACGCCAATGTGGGTGCTTATTTCAACTCAAATTTTATAAACGCCAGATTTAACATGGAGGAAGGTGAAGGTATAATGCTTGTCAAAGACTATAACATTACCGATTATCCTACGATCTTATTTATTGATGGAAACGGGAAACTAGTGCTTAAAACCCTTGGTTTCCAATCACAAGGCGAATTGATTGCCTTAGGTAAATCGGTTGCTAAGCCAATTGATTTCTCCGCTCTTGACAATATGGATCTTGGTTCGTTCTCTTTTGTTTATACAGAAGAAGAATTATCAAAACGAATCGAAGAGTTTGATTCGGGAAATAGAGATCCTAAGTTTTTATATAAATTGACTGAATATGCGCTGAACCGGAATCACAAAAATGCGAAAATGTATGCCAGAGCATTTTATAAGGTTGAGAAAAATTTGTTGACATACGACAATGCCACTTTAATGCTTCAAACTATGGATAGTCCCGAATCTGAAGAATTTACTTTTTTACAGAGGAATGAAGCTGAAGTAAGCAAAATTCATAACCATATCGATGTAACAAACAAATTAGATAAAGTTGTAAGCGAATTTGCACTAATAGGAATCGACGAGAATGAATCTATTACCAATCGAGTAAACAAAATTGAAAGTACAATTGCGAAATACAGACCAAATAAGGCAATTGAACTGTCTTCCTTTTATGGTTTAGCCTATGCAGAGCAAGAGAAGGATTTCAAGTTATATGAAAAATATGCCCTTATTTATTTTGAGATTACTTATAAAAATTCAAGGCATAACCTCTTAAATAAAGTAGCTTGGGGATTCTACGAAAATATAACAAACGAAGCCTCATTAGAAAAAGCGCTAAAATGGGCATTACAGTCGGTGGATGTATCGAGTAATTCCTATAATAACGATACGGTGGCGCATTTGTATTATAAACTTGGCGATACAAATAATGCTAGAATTTATGCAGAAATTGCTATTAAACTAGGAAAAGAAAATGGTGCCGACACTTCAATAACAGAAGCGTTACTAGCAAAATTAAACTAA